Proteins encoded in a region of the Dehalococcoidales bacterium genome:
- a CDS encoding cytochrome b/b6 domain-containing protein, whose product MTITGEKISESSQAEAKEKYFTRFSVRQRIEHAVLMVSFIVLSVTGLAQRYYTTGWGEWVILGLGGIEYTRLIHRIFGLVFTLSIIYHFSYVAYLFFVKHRRLTMVPTIQDFHDVVGALRHGFGFADKPPLLGRFDYRQKFEYWGLILGGLVITVTGFILAFPVAVTRVVPGQVVAAAVEFHGYEATLAVLVIIIWHLYDVILRPGVFPADMTIFTGKISRERMLEEHPMEYAELQTIRPGSGADNLPSGEGTADPANESQ is encoded by the coding sequence ATGACTATTACCGGGGAAAAAATCAGTGAATCCAGCCAGGCTGAGGCTAAAGAGAAGTATTTTACCAGGTTCAGTGTCCGGCAGCGTATTGAGCACGCGGTACTGATGGTATCCTTCATCGTGCTGTCGGTAACCGGACTTGCCCAGCGTTATTACACGACAGGCTGGGGGGAATGGGTAATCCTGGGACTGGGAGGAATTGAATACACGCGGCTGATTCACCGTATTTTCGGCCTGGTGTTCACACTATCGATAATCTACCATTTTAGCTACGTAGCTTACCTATTCTTCGTCAAACACCGCCGGTTGACCATGGTTCCTACTATCCAGGACTTTCATGACGTCGTCGGAGCGCTGCGACACGGCTTTGGTTTTGCGGATAAGCCACCACTATTGGGCCGTTTTGACTACCGGCAGAAGTTTGAGTACTGGGGTCTTATCCTCGGGGGACTGGTGATAACGGTTACCGGCTTTATCCTGGCTTTTCCCGTGGCTGTGACCAGAGTCGTACCCGGCCAGGTAGTAGCCGCCGCCGTGGAGTTTCACGGGTATGAGGCCACGCTGGCGGTCCTGGTCATTATCATCTGGCACCTGTATGACGTAATCTTACGGCCGGGCGTCTTCCCGGCGGATATGACCATCTTCACCGGAAAAATCTCCAGAGAGCGAATGCTTGAAGAGCACCCGATGGAGTATGCGGAGTTGCAGACTATCCGGCCGGGCAGCGGAGCGGACAATCTCCCCTCCGGCGAGGGCACGGCAGACCCGGCTAACGAGTCGCAATAA
- a CDS encoding M56 family metallopeptidase: MLFFESFLGHYLTQAVSYSLITVIVVETVMAIWHIHEPLLRIKFRFLALFLPALCPPLYYLLYPDRVSEYFREQVALIDVNQWLALELGGGITIWHLFTFILLATAAIFLIEEAFPLSTHYLTKRPSFPAIKRGQYPRLDKALANTGRNEPALTPAILLSPENTPVAYISNHGTLVLSAAMIDLLDVDELQAVIAHEIAHHSRTVTRINRVLLVLRFWLFYNPVGLLVFHRIINDNEKLCDDMAIRSSGKRLSLTSGLLKIFRHSAAVKSAATKQRLWPGITSLQNTARRNLTRERVERVTQTNGVNSIDYQNLRVAVTALILAVLLFFIV, encoded by the coding sequence ATGCTTTTCTTTGAGTCATTCTTAGGCCATTACCTGACCCAGGCTGTATCCTACTCGTTAATCACCGTAATAGTCGTTGAAACAGTAATGGCAATATGGCATATACACGAGCCATTACTCCGGATTAAGTTCCGGTTTCTGGCGCTGTTCCTGCCGGCGTTGTGTCCCCCACTCTACTACCTGCTTTACCCGGACAGGGTCAGTGAGTATTTCCGCGAGCAGGTAGCCTTGATTGACGTTAACCAGTGGCTGGCACTGGAACTGGGTGGGGGTATCACTATCTGGCATCTTTTCACCTTTATACTGCTGGCGACTGCCGCTATATTTCTTATTGAAGAGGCTTTCCCGCTGAGCACACACTATTTAACAAAGCGCCCGTCATTTCCCGCTATCAAGAGGGGGCAATACCCCAGGCTGGATAAGGCACTGGCCAATACAGGCAGGAATGAACCTGCCCTCACACCCGCCATACTACTGTCCCCGGAAAATACTCCCGTGGCTTACATCTCAAATCACGGGACACTGGTGCTTTCGGCGGCGATGATAGACCTGCTGGATGTTGATGAACTTCAGGCGGTTATCGCCCACGAAATCGCCCACCACAGCCGGACGGTTACCCGGATAAACCGGGTGTTGCTGGTCTTGCGCTTCTGGCTCTTTTATAACCCGGTGGGACTTCTTGTCTTTCACCGCATTATTAACGATAACGAAAAGCTCTGCGATGACATGGCTATCCGTTCTTCCGGAAAACGGCTATCGCTTACTTCCGGACTACTCAAGATATTCCGGCATTCGGCGGCGGTCAAATCTGCTGCCACGAAGCAACGTCTCTGGCCAGGAATCACCTCGCTGCAAAACACTGCCCGCCGGAACCTGACCAGGGAGAGAGTAGAGCGAGTTACGCAGACTAACGGGGTGAACAGTATTGATTACCAGAATCTACGAGTTGCGGTTACCGCGCTAATACTGGCGGTGCTGCTCTTTTTCATCGTGTAA
- a CDS encoding C-GCAxxG-C-C family protein, with amino-acid sequence MFGSFEGIIGELRDKVGAPYDAFPAEMMKYGKAGVSGWGTLCGALNGAAAAIYLVSDPKAGDGMIDELFTWYGAEGLPDYHPESPKFDIEPSVAQSPLCHISVTTWCETTGFKALSPERAERCAWLTASVVRHTAELLNATTEGTVIAMPALSAEVSGCLACHGKGGPIENVHASKATSCAICHEPHAIPPR; translated from the coding sequence ATGTTTGGCTCGTTTGAGGGGATCATTGGTGAGCTACGGGATAAAGTTGGTGCTCCTTATGATGCCTTTCCCGCAGAAATGATGAAATACGGGAAGGCTGGTGTCTCCGGTTGGGGAACGCTCTGCGGCGCGTTGAATGGAGCGGCAGCAGCGATATACCTGGTCTCTGACCCTAAGGCAGGTGACGGGATGATAGATGAGCTTTTTACCTGGTATGGCGCTGAGGGGTTACCTGACTACCATCCCGAGAGTCCGAAATTTGACATTGAACCTTCTGTTGCACAGTCGCCGCTCTGTCATATCTCCGTAACGACGTGGTGCGAGACTACCGGCTTTAAGGCGTTGTCACCGGAGCGAGCAGAGAGGTGCGCATGGCTAACCGCTTCGGTCGTAAGGCATACTGCCGAATTGCTTAATGCCACGACTGAAGGTACAGTTATTGCTATGCCGGCACTGTCAGCGGAGGTAAGCGGATGCCTGGCATGCCATGGCAAGGGAGGACCGATAGAAAACGTACATGCCAGTAAGGCGACGAGCTGCGCGATTTGTCATGAGCCTCATGCGATACCACCGAGGTAG